The Mercenaria mercenaria strain notata chromosome 1, MADL_Memer_1, whole genome shotgun sequence nucleotide sequence ACTAGTATGAATTTCCCTTTAATTTCCTATATAAAGTTAGATCGGAATTCGTATTCGTTAATTGATACGAACAATGTACGGTATATATCATATTGTTTCTCTAGAAAGTTGTATAAAACTAATAAACTTTAATAACGTTTAATCTGAAAACAGCTTTTTGACTTGTTCTTAACAAGAAAATAGAAATCAATAGCATTTACAACCAGATCAAGCATAATACATTTCTAGCCATTGCATTTGTTTTTACGCTGTATTGTTGTAATGTAAGATTGATAAGCTTTGGTAGAATTAAACACACCATCCATGTTTTACTATTTTAGAAACAAGTTATGTTTGGATAGACGATAcgtgtacaaaaatattttttaaaaaacttgctGTAACATTCATTGAAACTTTGAAGAAATGTGTGACAACATTTCCAAGAATAAATGCTACAAATCATGTAGAAAAGCTGTCACTGACAATGATGATGCACATATTGTAAATCCATCTCCAGTAATATTAATCAAAATATCCCCTGTGATTCTGGTTATATTATGCCAATCATTATATTATTCATATACTGCACGCTGGCAATATCTAATTGTAGTATATACCTTTTTTCTTCCAATTAAAGGTTTGTACCATGCGACCTTATATTCATCATTTctaaattcttttgaaattaacGATCAAACGAATAGTCGATTACCTTAACATGATTAAACCCTATAAATTGATGTTAatgaacccacaacctcccgcactcgaagcggatgctctaccactaggctatggAGGCGGTTTTACGTTTAACATCTTGTGCAACATATTTTAGTCTTTTTGTCATTATAATGTTATAGTGTCCTTTAGAAGAATGATTTTTTATATCTAGTTTTAAATGTATCTGTGTTTTAAGTGGCTTCTTTAATCacagtcaagctaaaataaatttggTAAACAAAACTAACTTTCTTTACTCTAAACTTTAACAAGTAGAAAGCTTCAGTAAGCATTATTAGTGTGACCGTGATATTGTTAAACCATGGATTATACAATCGGTgggattttatttaattaaaaaaaaaaatataaaagatatctAGTTTTAATATGTAGCTAAAACCCTCTTTCGTGTCTAAGTGTGATACAAGCATATCTAAAAGAACAAAAATGTGTATAAACATTCCACAGTTAACATTGTTTACCATTTGTCACACATTTGATATTTTCGAAATaacaacataacataacatattctttattcgacataaaattgcaaacatacaatttatagtcAATACAAACAGCACAATTTTGTAAAGCATAACACATGCCTGTAGTTTCCAAACATTTAACTGAGAAGTTCAGTAGATTAACACCTATTACATGTACACGTCTATATCATAACTCCCGACAACAAAAGGGTACGAAATAGAAGCTGATCATAATTTACTCTTATTTACACAACTAAGAGCAGGGTAAGGACAAGTAACTTTTGATTGTTATTATATGACAACTTGCAGAGGTTATTTCCCTTGCATTGTTTAACTAATTTGTGGATATAACGGGTATTATTGAGAAAGTGACGCTAAGGAGTATCAACGGCTCATTGTTTGGAATTAATcactacataaataaaataagccATGAATCGCCATTACATACATCGGTATCGAAATCACATTATTTCTTGTTTCATCCTCTAAACTCAATGACGTTATGGAACGAAATTTTAATACGATAACATCCGCAAATAGGTTTACGATGAAGCATTAATCAGAGATTTAGCTATGATATATAAAAGCTAGTTCCTTGACAGATATGTCCAAAAGTCAAGGTGTGGACGATGTTGTAAATATTTTCGGATATGATTTATGTCTATGGACCAAACTTCGGTTGGCCTTTccgaaaaccaaaaataaaagacCAGTTCGTTGGTCTATGTAAGATTAAATCTACTACCTGCGGAATTTATTCAACTATTGTATTAATAACGTTCTCGGATGATGACGTATATCATATACATAGAATATCATTGTATTTATGTAAGGTATTCGTATTTACAAACACAATGTATGCAATCATTTGACTCAGAGGTCGCCACAGAACACAATCCGGGTAGATACACAAACTAGCAAACACTGAAAGCATCTATCGTTTAGTCGAAGTAAAATGAGTAAAACTATAATCTAAGTTCGTTCGTTGAAAGCATGATATAAGTAAGCTGCCAGGTTATTTAATAGCTTAACATTTGTACTTGACATAAGTGATTCAAACTTCTGTATTGTAGGCCATCTacaaaaatatggtttgaaaAATTTCCTTCGCAGCTCATAGTATTTCGGACATACTAGTAAAAAGTGATACTCTGTCTCTATCAAATTTAAAGGACAATTTCGACATTTCCTATTTTCTCTGGGGATATTCTGATGTCGACCCCTTTCTATTTCTAAATTATGAGCTGATGTTCTAAATTTAGTTAAAGCGATtctatgtttgttattgtttattacgTTAAGATATTTTTCTAGTTCAAATGTGTGTTTGTGAATCCTATAAGAtgaaagtctattggaattattTATGTTTGCGTACCAGTTTTGTTTGTAAGTATCTAGTATTCTAAgtttaattatttgtaaattaatatcaAGTCTATCTTGCTGTAACCAAATATTTGACATacctatttcatttaacaaagaTTTTATGTGAAAAGCCCAGTTTTTTCCATTATATGACATGTTATTATCTGCATCTTCTTTAAGCATGTTATATATTTTCGAAATGTATGGGTCTGTCAGGGTTTAGGCGGTTTTTATTTAAGTGCTTAAGGCGATGACAGAGCCCatgaatcttgtaattatttaatacttatttcttcataattaatacaaaaaataaccattattgtaataaataaaaagctACGTGATCTTATAACCTGAATATGTAGACTCGTAACAGTATAGTTTTGTACTGGTGTTTGTAAGTCATGTTTGGCTGGGTGTATGGTGTTTTATTCAGTTCTAACCTTATGTGTAAGAATATGTATATACTAGACGTAAAAATATGTATAACTGGACCTATATGTATACATGTGATACACcaataaacaaatatattgaaCAAGTGTTGTATATTCGCcattatatttaaatatgtataattacCTATGTTTGGAAAACTATAAGTAGCATTAAACTCTGTGGTCTAAAATATGCACATGTCAAAGGAGCAAAACTGATTTAAAGTTTTAGACATACTTTCCTTATTCATAATTATTTCTCCAGTACTAAGAACAGGAGATGTACTGTGGAAAATCAAGAATTTTTGTAAGTCTATATAGCTGCATTAAAAATAAATGAGCACAACGTTTAAAACATTTGTACATGTTGTGTGATTAAGTGAAAGCTGTATAAACCAACAACTGTCTTAAGTTACATTAAGTTTTCATGGACAACAATGGTGCTGGAGTACATAAACTACTTCTTCAGACTGGAGCATCTGTGGCCGAATTGCTTAGATCGCTGATTTCGAGTGACTCGCGCCTTTTCGCTTTTGGTTCCAAAACTCGCTCGAATTTAGAGTTAGCAATCCAGCTGAAGGTCGCTGGTTCTATCCAGGTTCATGTCCATGCCCGAACTACTGCTCAGAGAAATACCTATGATCTTTCTCCACCACGAAAACTAGAAAGTCGTTATATGACATGACAGACAAAAATGACATGGCTAATACCTATGTTACATGAGCATGACGGCATtactttaaattatatataatttattgatCGTTAGTAGTGACGCTGTTTTCTTTCGTTTACTATACATCTCTCTTTCACTTTTAAATGGGGCTcgttgaaattaaaatcaaacgAACCGAAATTATGAAAATGATTTATCTAGGAATACAACTGTAAGCTAAAGCtagttaatttatgtttttattacacgtttttcaatgaattatcgaaatattagagtgaaatatatctggtactttcacagtaaaaaaaaatcgaatatatttttacagtggttagaaactataaaaagggtttttagtcaaaacatgaaacaaacagagaatttgtttgtttaacaTGTAAGATCAAACTATCATTCACTCATAAACACcatatatcacattttcactcgtggttatgccacttgtgaaaatattgcatctggtgttcggTCATGAAAGGTATTTCAGTCTTGTACTGAAACAAGCAAAATTtttaatatcctctatatctagCATGAAAAATGCTCAAAAAGTCTGCCAAATATTTTCAGCAGCAGATATTTGCACAGTGTCTGAAAATTATActttacttaacctttagcctgcttgcggcaaacgattttgcctttgcgactagtgcaaaccaagatcagctgatcatggtctgcactgttcgctattcagtcagtaaatttccagtaaacacccctttgataaacaagtggtactgcccaaattgaatgatggaccaatccaattaagaaattcagcagggtaaaggttaacatgaAATAAGAAATTCAAATCCTATTGATTTTCTTGCCAATGGTGAATAAGATAATAGATGTTGTCTTATAATTTCTCTAACATCAAATAAcagataatttaaataaataaatataaaaacagacTAAATAGACCCAATGATCCCAAGAATTGAAATACTTTTGCTCCGTTTTGTTCTAAGTAGCACCTCGCTATGAAATAGATAAGTTAAACTTCggttttatgttaattttgtatTTTCGTTCCTTTCTACGTGCTTTGTTCTAAGTAAGCTGCATCGTCGTATATACCTCGTCattaaatacaagaaaaaataaagtattatGGTTATTTTTCCGTTTTTTATCTGTGTTTCGTTACTAAAATTTGTTTCGTTCCAGAAATAAATTTACTGCTATTGTTGAATTGTGTAACATGAATTTTATTGCACAGTTCACCAAGTTTTCATCTCCATGGCAGTATTGGCCAGTTGACTCCGTTAGAACGGGTGATATTCTGTTACTTTCTTGGCATGAAGCTTCTATTTGAACAAAAACCTTTACTCTATTACATGTGTGTTTTATATAGTTAAATGTTGGtgcttttttttttcgtataaacAGGATTGTGCACTTGCTTTTTTTgccacataaaataaaaaaatgtttttcattcctTGATCGGATTTTATTTAGCAGAAGTTAgagtttttttttgcaacaagATTCCACCAGTCAATGTAAATGAGGAGAAATCTCATGTTTAGATGGCTAACAAAAAACtcttttatatttagatatttaacaattaatgacactgtccgaattgaaagatggacactttcattatagaaatttagcagggtaatggttaaataGTCCAACAACTAAAACACCTTGTTATCTTTGTTTGTTATTTACATGACCTTAAACAATAGAGAGTAACAGTGTGCCACATTTTGTAGCTGTTTACATATCGTATATAAAATGTGGTTAAGGGTATTTGAGATGTAAATGGATAAGCGAAGTTTAAACATGTAGATTTAATTACACCGTATAAATTCTACGAGTGGAGTTTATTAATCTATTGAATTTCTTtggaaataattatttgatattgtttgGAGTGTTAAGAAGTGTTATGTAGAGCATCTGTATACCGTTTATAAGTAACCTTTATTCAGTGCGATATAAAATGAATACAGATTGAGACAGTATTGTCAACTTGTGCAACAttatatcttttctttttaaagggaTTTTATCAATCTGTCACAACGCACCTCGCGTATAGGGCCTACTCttgcttaaaaggattttaatctTCGTTATATTCATTGACTTCAATGTAACAGAGACGGGATGTAAAATGGTCGACCCCAGCCATGCCATTGAACTATTCATCCTTTATTTGGAGTAAGACATATTATATGACAGAAACGACATCGGTagttaaaagatttttttgataTAAAGTAGGTCAAAAGTTATTTACgaatttcattgaaaaatcgAAAACATACAATGCCGGTTATAGGTTTCTCTTGACAACGGTAATATTGCATTCATTCAGTTAATTACTTTTTTAGCCGTTAGCCTATCGGTGTTGGAGAAACATTCGAATATAATGAATATTTAGTCAGtgtgaatatatattttgaaggaCTTTCAAAAACTTTGTCGAAAATGTCAGATAAACAAGTTAAACAAGCTATCGAGAGATGTGCAATTGATGATTCAATTACTACAGATGGACATGAACTTTCCAACCTGGACGCCGACTGTTCAGGAAGAATTAGAAAGTCGTTTTTGTTGGATACCAGAGAGGCGGAAGTTGTCAAGAAGTCTTTAGCTTCGGTGGCTGGATCTTCCAAACGCTGCTCCGTTCGGGTATAGACAAGTTACGTGTTACAAAAATTACAAGTGTATATAGATGGCAATAAGTGAGAATATAGCAATGTGAAATGTCAAGTGAAATACCTTGTTCTAAACTTCGTTAATGTCAGTAACAGTTAGTTAATCTAATTAAAGTTTATGCTTTCTATGAAAACTCCATATTTGGATTTTCATTAAAAGCTTTGAACCAATGTCGAATTGACCACCACTAATGATAGACATATTTTGTTTGTGTCTCTTCAAATCCCATGTAGACAAACTCAATTGTTATTACTGATATTCTCTCTCTAGGCGAAACAAAATTGTTTGATGTTTTGTTACAACTCTTGCTTTGTGAGATCTTACTAAACATAAGCTGCAATGTATGAAGATTTCATATTGGCAAGCAACAATAATGTGGCAATAATAgcgtttaaaaagaaaaaaactgataAAGTGATTAGatatacttattttaaaagaatgttttccTCTCCTGTTATATTAGAAAGAGTAAATTATAATGTGTCACGTGCCACCTAATTTGTCTGATGGATTATAAGTTAATGAATTTACTTTTCAGAGACGAACTAACAAACGTTTAGGCAGACCAGAACCGGAATTCGGGCACGATACTGTAACGTACGAGAAAATCCGAGAACGGATTCTACAAGAACGTGCAGTGACGAACGCCATAGACGCTTTACAGGAACGCTGGGGAATGATAACATTTATGCATAATGACTGTGTGGAGCTAAATGAGAAAAGAAAGACACGAAAATTAAGAAAACATTGTATACAGCGACAGTTCGAATTAATTAGCGTTGGTTTCGTGTTTGTGCTTATATGTTTACTGATATCACTGATTATTGTTTCGCTAAACAagtatttactgtaaaattaaGTTTTGTATTATTATCACATTTTTGCAAACTTTACTGTAGATATTAGACAACTAGAATAATTTATTAATACTCAAAAATAGCGGATTGTATTAACAATTTTATTAAGGTATGAATTGATGCAAATTTGGTTACTCTTCAACAGTTTACAATTCCTTTAGACTTAATTATAAGTGATTGAATAAATGTAATATGCGAAAGCGGCAATAAATACAAATTGTAAAACCTTAATTCTATTTACTGACTTTGACTATTACGGTTATTTTACGAGGCTTTATCCCGtgttttgtattacttcccttgcAGTTCCAACTTTTTATCAGACGAGTATATTAAATTTTCTCAGATTTTTCTACCTGACCAGTTTGTGAACTAAACATCTATACGACAATCCAACGCAAAATCCAGCCTTAAATATGTAAGGGAATACTACAAGAAAAGAACCATGACGGCTGTCTGACAGGACCATGTAACGTTAATGTAATTGCTTGTCAGGAAGCCTGTCTCTACCGAAAATACAGTTAAATATTCAATTATCATGatgtatgtattttatttgactaaaaatatttttctctttttcttattcttatatAAATTGATTTGTATGAGAATTTTGCAAAACCTTCAAGGCATATATTCATTTCTGTTTAATTAACCACTGCTGATAATAAATAGGCCAACGGCTTATTTGACTTATTTAATCGCCTTGGTACTGAATGATTCAtagtacagatttttttttcaatcttattGGAAATAATTTACATCATAGGTCATGTAACTGTGTCAAAAACTTATAGCCTCTTCAGTAGTCtgattttgaagtaaaattttaGTCGAAAGCTTCAATAAAGGACCGAGACGTGTTCTTTTACAGACATTTCTAATTATTTAATTAACTGTCTTGTTGATACAGTTGTGTTTAAagttcaacattttttgtttcattctCACATATATTTCCCAAGAGTAGAGTGGCCGGCGTATCTTGTGACTTTGCCACTGTTGTTGACGAATAGATTGGAACTACACCAAATTCTAGAAGTTTTACCAATACCGCAAAATAGtaaaattaaattatctttaGTGAGCgattaataaagtaaaaaaagagaaaatgtatttattatttcggcAAGGACTCCCCTAACTGTACGTTTCCGTGTAACAAAGAGTTCATGTTTTTTTAGATTTATCTAGACCACTTTCACAGTAACTTCTGTGAAATAATATCATGTTTAAGCATTTTCGCGAATTCATTTAAATAAGACTTGCCTCTGATATACACTACGTTCGTAGATCAAACTAAAGTGTCACTTATTATTGCATTAAActactggatccgcccatgtattaaagGGAgtaaaatcgtgtgcaaacaaggcaattcacgtgcgattaatacatgacttttatttttgaaatgctttgctttgtatatgtatttctgcgcatattgacatctggtatctgcgtcttgtttttTTCCAGCCAACTCTCTATAATACGGttaaaaattatcattaaattcatgaGTCTCAATAATTTCTGACTActctctcagacaacatcaaaaatgacattttgagcgatttgatgaagttccaaaattatcgatgtacccttggtccgttacggacccctgtgggatttctgtttatccagagctcaactattttttcatagattaaaagctgacatgctgtactaaagcccaggtaatttcaattcatactcaagtgctgaaaattggctccccgatagcaaaaaaaaaaaataaaaaaaaataaagaagaagtccacctccacgcgcatacatttagacggggtgacccctgcgcgtgacccctgactatctacgaatcaaaatgcggctttcgttttcaagtttagcatttctactttcattttatttacttccggaaatagctgaaggtcgagtgacatcattttctgtgttgtcaaaaatatacatgtgcctggcgagattgcataaatatgtgctggccgtcctaaggataataacctcttcttgtagcataaaagatgcaatctaatccatattatgttttgctgtatcagttaccaaccccAAACGCACTGCCCCCAAAAATGTACGTACTCCACCCCATGGCCACTCCTCGTTGATTCAATTTTTGTTCataaccgtgaatgtataagaatcgcgtgtaatttgcgcaattgtttgtttttagaaaccatattaatgattttggtaagtatcattcGGTATGTTTTTaactaatttctcgaagaatttatataaaacgtttgaaagcttgtcactatgTTCGTACTCATCTGTACCCGAAACGTGTACGTACTCACAACAACTCGAATGTAATgctattattcttgaaattgtgctcctgtttacagattaaaataacaagagggccaagatggccctaggtcgctcacctaagaaacactccataacagtgtaaaacatgtttgacctagtgatttcatggaaacaaatattctgaccaattttcattaagactggaccaaaaaattggtctcttgcgataaaacaagcattttcttagatatgacttagtttttgaccctagatgacccatgttcaaactcgacctagattttatcaaggcaatcattctgaccaaaattcatgaagatcaactgaaaaatacagcctctaacacatacagaagtttttactttgatttgaccaagtgacctagtttttgacctcagatgacccatattcaaattcgacctagatttcattaaggcaatcaacctgaccaaatttcataaaaatcaattgaaaaaaacagtctctatcgcatacacaagatttttctttaatttgacctagtgacctagtttttgatctcagataacccatattcaaaatcgacctagatttcatcaaggcaatcactctgaccaaatttcatgaagatcaattgaaaagtacatcctctattgcagacacaatgtttttcttcgatttgacctagtgacctagtttttgaccccagatgacccattttcaaacttggtctaaatttcatcaaggttatcattctgaccaaaattcatgaagatcaattgaaaaatacagcctctatcgcatacacaaggtttttacgtgatatgacctagtgacctagtttttgaccccagatgacccattttcgacctcggcctagatttcatcaaggtaatcattctgaccaaaattcatgaagatcaattgaaaaataccgcctctatcgcatacacaaggtttttctttggtttgacctagtgacctagtttttgacccgagatgacccattttcaaactcagcctagatttcatcaaggttatcattctgaccaatattcatgaagaagaattgaaaaatacagcctctatcgcatacacaaggtttttctttgatttgacctagtgacctagtttttgacccgagatgacccattttcgaactcggcctagatttcatcaaggttatcattctgaccaatattcatgaagattaattgaaaaataccgcctctatcgcatacacaaggtttttctttgatttgacctagtgacctagtttttgacccgagatgacccattttcgaactcggcctagatttcatcaaagttatcattctgaccaatattcatgaagattaaatgaaaaatatagcctctatcgcatacacaaggtttttctttgatttgacctagtgacctaggttttgacccgagatgacccattttcgaactcggcctagatttcatcaaggttatcattctgaccaatattcatgaagattaattgaaaaatacagcctctatcgcatacacaagctaaatgttgacagacgacggacgacagacgacagacgacagacgacggacgacagacgccggacatcgagcgatcagaaaaactcacctgagcattgctcaggtgagctaaaaaacatgaaaaattattggtaatgtcatgtttgtaattaCGAGAGAtgaaaaatcgtttaaaaacttGCAGCTCATgattttggtagtgttgttgatttcagAGCCTcttttatggatatttaaaacatgtttaccgtttccaagaacaacagaatggtaattagtaaatgtaccggaatcgtagaGTAATCACAtgtgaaaacaatacatttagtcgttgTGTAATGTTTATATGCAAGAATagtgacaatacacgtttgttttcggtctcggtcacaaatattcccgcgggcttctgcagacgttaatacatattcttgcataaaaactacctttttcactggatccgcccatgtattaacggaagaaatatcgtgtgcaaacaaggcaattcacgtgctgttaatacatgattggtggctgctgccaccagtgttaaaAAAAATACTCTGTTTGAGAATTCTTGTCAGTTCTtcagaccatcctaacaacacaaccaaaaatagttccaggctttccaGGAAAAtgattatctacacaacgtgcagaatatgcaatgctacaatatatgccttaatatcatttttaatgtaaattcggcaactaaaatcaatacaaactgaaattaacgttttaattaaaacaaccacgtgtatgaatacaaatatgcaaatttatgatcacgtgaataaacgttgacatcatgtcacctgaactgagcgatgatattgattagctattgcatagtactgccctagaggtcacgtagcttataacgtagaaaagatagaaagctagccgggaatccagactgacaatttaaacatgtttcctaaccgcattgtcacatgtataactcccgaaatataagactgtatttgataaagaacgatgactTCT carries:
- the LOC123545317 gene encoding uncharacterized protein LOC123545317, yielding MSDKQVKQAIERCAIDDSITTDGHELSNLDADCSGRIRKSFLLDTREAEVVKKSLASVAGSSKRCSVRRRTNKRLGRPEPEFGHDTVTYEKIRERILQERAVTNAIDALQERWGMITFMHNDCVELNEKRKTRKLRKHCIQRQFELISVGFVFVLICLLISLIIVSLNKYLL